A window from Uloborus diversus isolate 005 unplaced genomic scaffold, Udiv.v.3.1 scaffold_13, whole genome shotgun sequence encodes these proteins:
- the LOC129232625 gene encoding uncharacterized protein LOC129232625, producing MPPQLPPEISIRADGRKRHTLHSSSSGPIKMPQKWIFPLLLVAALLTLAMTFDDEYDDDDEEDKALYGDEDKKNNDDEKDNGTRIRIKKRRRPIDLNIRVP from the exons ATGCCGCCCCAGCTCCCTCCTGAGATTTCCATTCGCGCCGATGGGAGAAAACGTCATACGCTGCACTCATCTTCCTCCG GTCCGATTAAGATGCCACAAAAGTGGATATTCCCGTTGCTGCTGGTGGCGGCTCTACTGACCTTGGCGATGACATTCGACGACGAGTATGATGACGATGATGAAGAAGACAAAGCTCTGTATGGCGACGAAGACAAAAAAAATAACGACGACGAAAAGGACAACGGGACGCGAATCAGAATCAAAAAACGTCGACGACCCATCGATCTGAATATAAGAGTTCCGTAA